In the Alteromonas sp. M12 genome, one interval contains:
- a CDS encoding aspartate-semialdehyde dehydrogenase yields MSRAFDVAVLGATGLVGQHMIEILEQRDFPVNKLYPLASSRSAGGKVTFKGKEITVLDADTFDWSSVQLGFFSAGGSVSEIFAPKAAEAGCVVIDNTSHFRYEPDIPLVVPEVNPHALADFRNRNIIANPNCSTIQMMVALKPIQDAVGIARINVATYQSVSGAGKSAMEELAKQTTDLLSGREITPKAFSRQIAFNVIPQIDVFMDNDYTKEEMKMVWETQKIMGDDSILVNATAVRVPVFFGHGEAIHLETHSPLDAEDAKRLLAEAPGVKLMENPEDFPTQVGDASGHDETFVGRVRNDISHPNGLNMWVVSDNVRKGAALNSVQIAEVLVRDYM; encoded by the coding sequence ATGTCTCGCGCTTTTGATGTTGCTGTTTTAGGGGCAACTGGTTTAGTTGGTCAACACATGATTGAAATTCTCGAACAACGAGATTTTCCGGTTAATAAATTGTATCCATTGGCGAGCAGTCGCTCCGCGGGTGGTAAAGTGACCTTCAAGGGCAAAGAGATTACCGTGTTAGATGCAGATACATTCGACTGGTCGAGTGTTCAACTTGGTTTCTTCTCTGCTGGTGGCAGTGTTTCCGAAATTTTTGCACCTAAAGCGGCTGAAGCTGGCTGTGTGGTTATCGACAACACGTCGCATTTTCGCTACGAACCCGATATTCCATTGGTAGTACCTGAAGTGAACCCTCATGCATTGGCCGATTTTAGAAACCGCAATATTATTGCTAATCCTAATTGTTCAACTATTCAAATGATGGTGGCATTAAAGCCAATTCAAGATGCCGTTGGCATAGCTCGTATTAACGTGGCCACTTATCAATCTGTTTCTGGTGCCGGTAAGTCAGCTATGGAAGAATTAGCTAAACAAACTACCGATCTGCTAAGCGGCAGAGAGATAACACCTAAAGCCTTTAGTCGTCAAATCGCATTTAATGTAATCCCTCAAATTGATGTATTCATGGACAATGACTACACCAAAGAAGAAATGAAAATGGTCTGGGAAACGCAAAAAATAATGGGCGATGATTCTATTTTGGTCAACGCAACTGCGGTACGAGTACCTGTATTCTTTGGTCATGGTGAAGCTATACATTTAGAAACCCATTCACCTTTGGATGCTGAAGATGCTAAAAGACTATTAGCTGAAGCGCCTGGTGTGAAATTGATGGAGAATCCAGAAGACTTCCCAACTCAAGTTGGCGATGCTAGTGGCCATGATGAAACATTCGTTGGTCGAGTAAGAAACGATATCTCTCATCCAAATGGCTTAAACATGTGGGTAGTGTCTGACAACGTAAGAAAAGGCGCTGCATTAAACAGTGTTCAGATAGCCGAAGTACTTGTCCGAGATTACATGTAA